ATGGCCAAAGTGCTAACGGTACGgtacatctctctcccctccagttgCCAGGGCTGAATGCATACCGAGACTACTGCAGTAACCAGGTGGCGGCCAAGGCCCTGTTGGACCAGAAGAAACAGGACCGGAGGGTGCAGGACTTCCTGCAGCGCTGCCTGGAGTCTCCCTTCAGCAGGAAGCTGGACCTGTGGAGCTTCCTTGACATCCCCCGCTCCCGCCTGTTCAAATACCCCCTCCTGCTCAAAGAGATCCTCAAACACACGGCGCCCGAGCACCCTGACACGCCCCACCTGGAGCTAGCGGTGAGTGGAGACGCCCACAAACACTTATGAATACAGCGTTCTGAAACATCAAATATATCATTGTATCCTATCAGTTTGTGACTAtaactgtgtgtatttgtctCCAGATCACCATCATCCAGGGTGTGTTGTCTGACATCAACATGAAGAAGGGTGAGTCAGAGAGCCAGTACTACATAGACAAGCTGGAGTATCTGGACGACAGGCAAAGAGACCCGCGCATCGACCAGTGCAAGAGTCTGTTGTGTCACGGCGAGCTACGCAACAAGAGCGGAACAGTGAGTTTAGaagacacgcatacacacacattacacacctAAAGCAATGATTCTTCCCTGGCTCCTTCTAACCCTCACGTGCACAAACTTAAGCTCTGCACCCCCAAATAAGGCAATCGGGGCCAAAACTTGGACCTTTTTTCATTTAAAACGAACCGAATAACACATGAATTACATAATCACATGAGAATCTCTACCAATGATTAATCCTCAGGAAAATAAAAATCTGTTGGCAGATGAGAATGTGAGAAACTATGCCTGAAATTAAACAAAACCTTTGCAATGATCTGatttttaacatatatatattatttattccTTTCTTTTGTCCTCCAGAAGCTGCATGTGTTCCTGTTCACAGAGCTGTTGGTGATGACCCGGCCTGTGACGCGGAACGAGCACCACTGTTTCCAGGTGTACCGGCAGCCAATCCCGGTGCAGGACCTGGTGCTGGAGGACCTGCAGGATGGAGACGTCAAAATGGGTGGCTCCTTCAGAGGAGCATTCAGTAACTCAGACAAAGGTGAGCCCCTGACCCCTCACCTATGACCCCTCCCCTATGACCCCTCCCCTATGACCTTCCATGTCTATCTGGAGGTTAAAGCCTGTAACTGAAACTGATGGTTAATCTAACGTCTTGTCTTGTTCTCTGTTCATCTCCTCAGCCAAGAACATCTTCCGTGTGCGTTTCCATGACCCGTCTCGGGGCCAGTCCCACACGCTGCAGGTCAACGACGTCTTCCACAAGCAGCAGTGGCTCAACTGCCTGCGCAGCGCCATCTCCGTCCACCACCCCGCCGACGTCACCACGCCCACTTCCTCCCCGGCAGCCGACGCCCACTCCAAGCGGCACTCCTCCAAAATCTCCTCCGTCGTCCACACGGAGGAGGCCGACGAGAACTGCCCTTTGACGCCCGCAGGTGCAACCTCCGCCTCCAGTTCGCTATGCGGGGACGAGACCCCCAGTCCCACCTCAACTTCTCCCTCCTCAACGTCTCCCTCCTCccgctcctcatcctcctcttcatcaccaCTATCCTCCCCGTCGCCCAAACACAAAACCAAAAAGGACAAGCGCTCCCTCTGTGCTttagggaagaggaaggagaccaTGGTGTAATTAGAGGGGAGAAAATGGACTCCTGGGCGAGTGGACAATATGTTTGTAcataaggagggggggggggctgcgtGTCCCCTCCCCATGGGACTTTTATTTATGCATCTGTGTGTTTATTACAACAGTGTTTTGTGTTACTGTCCCCATTGGCAGCTATTTACAttacccttccatccctccactgTTTGGTTCTGTCCACAAAGGGGCTAAGTGCATACCATTCAGTATTCTGGAGAGGCCTGCTTGGCTTTCAGTAATTAGATAGAAGTCGTGCATATAGTCCTGTTTACtatt
Above is a genomic segment from Oncorhynchus clarkii lewisi isolate Uvic-CL-2024 chromosome 33, UVic_Ocla_1.0, whole genome shotgun sequence containing:
- the LOC139392720 gene encoding neuroepithelial cell-transforming gene 1 protein-like → MVAYDELGSLVPIKRTLQAIDCQNRGNKDSEEPSNKRVRPLGRVTSLANFISPVRNGAVRRFGQTIQSISFRGDGNSGKTPGVPQKPCSKAAAPTPPKRRNSMLWSETLDVHQKGTFSTKEIKRQEAIFELTRGEQDLIEDLQLARKAYHDPMLKLSIMSEEELSHIFGDLDAYIPLHEDLLAQLATATGPDGTVGQIGQIVVSWLPGLNAYRDYCSNQVAAKALLDQKKQDRRVQDFLQRCLESPFSRKLDLWSFLDIPRSRLFKYPLLLKEILKHTAPEHPDTPHLELAITIIQGVLSDINMKKGESESQYYIDKLEYLDDRQRDPRIDQCKSLLCHGELRNKSGTKLHVFLFTELLVMTRPVTRNEHHCFQVYRQPIPVQDLVLEDLQDGDVKMGGSFRGAFSNSDKAKNIFRVRFHDPSRGQSHTLQVNDVFHKQQWLNCLRSAISVHHPADVTTPTSSPAADAHSKRHSSKISSVVHTEEADENCPLTPAGATSASSSLCGDETPSPTSTSPSSTSPSSRSSSSSSSPLSSPSPKHKTKKDKRSLCALGKRKETMV